A DNA window from Lysobacter silvisoli contains the following coding sequences:
- the atpA gene encoding F0F1 ATP synthase subunit alpha, giving the protein MASTQLNPSEISELIKTRIEKVKLAAEARNEGTVTSVSDGIVRIHGLADVMQGEMIELPNNTFALALNLERDSVGAVVLGDYEHLREGDVAKTTARILEVPVGRELLGRVVNALGEPIDGKGPIAATLTAPVERVAPGVLWRKSVDQPVQTGYKSVDAMIPIGRGQRELIIGDRQTGKTAMAIDAIINQKGTGIKCIYVAIGQKASSIANVVRKLEENGALAHTIVVAATASESAAMQYISAYSGCTMGEFFLDRGEDALIVYDDLSKQAVAYRQISLLLRRPPGREAYPGDVFYLHSRLLERAARVNEDYVEKFTNGEVKGKTGSLTALPIIETQAGDVSAFVPTNVISITDGQIFLETDLFNAGIRPAVNAGISVSRVGGAAQTKIVKKLSGGIRIALAQYRELAAFAQFASDLDEATRKQLERGQRVTELMKQKQYAPMPIALQSLSIYAVDKGYMDDVPVSKIGVFEDALHAHFVNTAGELVNKINSTGDWNDEIEGAFKKGIEEFKQTGTW; this is encoded by the coding sequence ATGGCAAGCACCCAGCTCAACCCGTCCGAAATCAGCGAACTGATCAAGACCCGCATCGAGAAGGTCAAGCTGGCCGCCGAGGCGCGCAACGAAGGCACGGTCACCTCGGTGTCCGACGGCATCGTGCGCATCCACGGCCTGGCCGACGTGATGCAGGGCGAAATGATCGAGCTGCCGAACAACACGTTCGCGCTGGCCCTGAACCTGGAGCGCGACTCGGTCGGCGCCGTGGTCCTGGGCGACTACGAGCACCTGCGCGAAGGCGACGTGGCCAAGACCACCGCCCGCATTCTGGAAGTGCCGGTCGGCCGCGAGCTGCTCGGCCGCGTGGTCAACGCGCTGGGCGAGCCGATCGACGGCAAGGGCCCGATCGCCGCGACCCTGACCGCTCCGGTGGAGCGCGTGGCTCCGGGCGTGCTGTGGCGCAAGTCGGTCGACCAGCCGGTGCAGACCGGTTACAAGTCGGTCGACGCCATGATTCCGATCGGCCGCGGCCAGCGCGAGCTGATCATCGGCGACCGCCAGACCGGCAAGACCGCGATGGCCATCGACGCCATCATCAATCAGAAGGGCACCGGCATTAAGTGCATCTACGTCGCGATCGGCCAGAAGGCCAGCTCGATCGCCAACGTGGTGCGCAAGCTGGAAGAGAACGGCGCCCTGGCCCACACCATCGTGGTCGCCGCGACCGCGTCGGAATCGGCTGCCATGCAGTACATCAGCGCCTACTCGGGCTGCACCATGGGCGAGTTCTTCCTCGACCGCGGCGAAGACGCGCTGATCGTGTACGACGATCTGTCCAAGCAGGCCGTGGCCTACCGCCAGATCTCGCTGCTGCTGCGCCGTCCGCCGGGCCGCGAAGCCTACCCGGGCGACGTGTTCTACCTGCACAGCCGCCTGCTCGAGCGCGCCGCGCGCGTGAACGAGGACTACGTCGAAAAGTTCACCAACGGCGAAGTGAAGGGCAAGACCGGCTCGCTGACCGCGCTGCCGATCATCGAGACCCAGGCCGGCGACGTCTCGGCGTTCGTACCGACCAACGTGATCTCGATCACCGATGGCCAGATCTTCCTGGAAACCGACCTGTTCAACGCCGGCATCCGCCCGGCCGTGAACGCCGGTATCTCGGTGTCGCGCGTCGGTGGCGCCGCGCAGACCAAGATCGTGAAGAAGCTGTCCGGCGGCATCCGTATCGCCCTGGCGCAGTACCGCGAGCTGGCGGCGTTCGCCCAGTTCGCCTCCGACCTGGACGAAGCCACCCGCAAGCAGCTCGAGCGCGGCCAGCGCGTGACCGAACTGATGAAGCAGAAGCAGTACGCGCCGATGCCGATCGCGCTGCAGTCGCTGTCGATCTACGCGGTCGACAAGGGCTACATGGACGACGTGCCGGTGTCGAAGATCGGCGTGTTCGAAGACGCGCTGCACGCGCATTTCGTCAACACCGCCGGCGAGCTGGTCAACAAGATCAACTCGACGGGCGACTGGAACGACGAGATCGAAGGCGCCTTCAAGAAGGGCATCGAAGAGTTCAAGCAGACCGGGACCTGGTAA
- the atpE gene encoding F0F1 ATP synthase subunit C: MEFIANVQGLTAIAIGMMVGLGAIGACLGIALMGSKFLESAARQPELVPMLQGRMFLLAGLIDAAFIIALAVGLLFAFGNPLLGAVQSAAAAAPAAAAAH; encoded by the coding sequence ATGGAATTCATCGCCAATGTGCAGGGCCTGACCGCGATCGCGATCGGCATGATGGTCGGCCTCGGCGCGATCGGTGCGTGCCTCGGCATCGCGCTGATGGGCTCGAAGTTCCTTGAGTCGGCTGCCCGTCAGCCGGAGCTGGTGCCGATGCTGCAGGGCCGTATGTTCCTGCTGGCCGGCCTGATCGACGCGGCGTTCATCATCGCGCTGGCCGTCGGCCTGCTGTTCGCGTTCGGCAACCCGCTGCTGGGCGCGGTGCAGTCCGCCGCCGCCGCCGCTCCGGCCGCCGCTGCCGCTCACTAA
- the atpB gene encoding F0F1 ATP synthase subunit A, translated as MSEQTGSGGLNEYIQHHLQQNTIELGGGAFHIDTWAVSLVLGLFFIGWFAFFARKATAGVPSKGQAFVEIILEFIDGQVKDSFHGDRRSITPLALTIFMWVVLMNGMDLLPLDLPGWVVKATAGAEVAQHTYFRWVPTADLNTTLALSTVVFFLILWHSIKAKGGFGFGKELLTAPFHAHSTGAKLALAPANLGLNVIEYLVKPVSLAMRLFGNMYGGELVFMLIAGLLGGGLLMFVPGVIFNAAWALFHILIVLLQAFIFMILTVVYIAGAYESH; from the coding sequence GTGAGTGAACAGACCGGTTCGGGCGGCCTGAACGAATACATCCAGCACCACCTCCAGCAGAACACCATCGAGCTGGGCGGCGGCGCGTTCCACATCGACACCTGGGCGGTGTCGCTGGTCCTGGGCCTGTTCTTCATCGGCTGGTTCGCGTTCTTCGCGCGCAAGGCCACCGCGGGCGTGCCGTCCAAGGGCCAGGCCTTCGTCGAAATCATCCTGGAGTTCATCGACGGCCAGGTGAAGGACAGTTTCCACGGCGATCGCCGTTCGATCACGCCGCTGGCGCTGACCATCTTCATGTGGGTCGTGCTGATGAACGGCATGGACCTGCTGCCGCTGGACCTGCCGGGCTGGGTGGTCAAGGCCACCGCCGGCGCCGAGGTCGCGCAGCACACCTACTTCCGCTGGGTTCCCACGGCCGACCTCAACACCACGCTGGCGCTGTCGACCGTCGTGTTCTTCCTGATCCTGTGGCACTCGATCAAGGCCAAGGGCGGCTTCGGCTTCGGCAAGGAGCTGCTGACCGCGCCGTTCCACGCGCACAGCACCGGCGCCAAGCTGGCGCTGGCTCCGGCCAACCTGGGTCTGAACGTGATCGAGTACCTGGTCAAGCCGGTCAGCCTGGCCATGCGACTGTTCGGCAACATGTACGGCGGCGAGCTGGTGTTCATGCTCATCGCCGGCCTGCTGGGCGGCGGCCTGCTGATGTTCGTGCCGGGCGTGATCTTCAACGCCGCCTGGGCGCTGTTCCACATCCTGATCGTGCTGCTGCAGGCCTTCATCTTCATGATTCTCACCGTCGTCTACATCGCCGGCGCGTACGAGAGTCACTGA
- a CDS encoding F0F1 ATP synthase subunit B, whose product MNLNMTFFGQMITFVILIWFTMKFIWPPLNKAIEERQHKIAEGLAAAERSQKDLVQVQERVDAELREARAKANEIIEQAHQRANQIVDQAKTDAVVEATRQKALADAEIAAAATRAREDLRKQVSTLAVSGAEKLLKREIDANAHKALLDDLAAQL is encoded by the coding sequence ATGAATCTCAACATGACCTTCTTCGGCCAGATGATCACGTTCGTGATCCTGATCTGGTTCACGATGAAGTTCATTTGGCCGCCCCTGAACAAGGCGATCGAAGAACGTCAACACAAGATTGCCGAAGGTCTGGCCGCTGCCGAGCGCAGCCAGAAGGACCTGGTGCAGGTGCAGGAACGCGTGGACGCGGAACTCCGCGAAGCGCGCGCCAAGGCCAACGAGATCATCGAGCAGGCGCATCAGCGCGCCAATCAGATCGTCGATCAGGCCAAGACCGACGCCGTCGTCGAAGCCACCCGCCAAAAGGCGCTGGCCGACGCCGAAATCGCCGCTGCCGCCACCCGTGCCCGCGAAGACCTGCGCAAGCAGGTGTCCACGCTGGCCGTCAGCGGCGCCGAGAAGCTGCTCAAGCGCGAGATCGACGCCAACGCCCACAAGGCGCTGCTCGACGATCTGGCCGCGCAGCTGTAA
- a CDS encoding F0F1 ATP synthase subunit delta: MSQNLTLARPYARAAFSLSRDGGRSAAWSQALAFAARVAADPQAQAVLSHPRLSADQAVGLIAIDGADEAFLRFLGVLADNRRLGLLPEIAGLFEELRAEVERIVKARVTAASELPAAELESIKAALKKRFGREVELETAVDASLIGGAVIDAGDVVIDGSLKGKLARLQTALAG, encoded by the coding sequence ATGAGCCAGAACCTCACACTCGCCCGCCCGTACGCCCGCGCCGCGTTCTCGCTGTCGCGCGACGGCGGCCGTTCCGCCGCATGGTCGCAGGCGCTCGCCTTCGCCGCGCGCGTCGCCGCCGATCCGCAGGCGCAGGCCGTGCTGTCGCATCCGCGCCTGAGCGCCGACCAGGCGGTCGGCCTGATCGCGATCGACGGCGCCGACGAAGCCTTCCTGCGCTTCCTCGGCGTGCTCGCGGACAACCGCCGCCTGGGCCTGCTGCCCGAGATCGCGGGCCTGTTCGAGGAACTGCGCGCGGAAGTCGAACGCATCGTCAAGGCGCGCGTCACCGCCGCCAGCGAGCTGCCGGCCGCCGAACTCGAGTCGATCAAGGCCGCGCTGAAGAAGCGCTTCGGCCGCGAAGTCGAACTCGAGACCGCGGTCGACGCTTCGCTGATCGGCGGCGCGGTGATCGACGCCGGCGACGTGGTGATCGACGGCTCGCTCAAGGGCAAGCTCGCGCGCCTGCAGACCGCCTTGGCGGGCTGA